The following are from one region of the Advenella mimigardefordensis DPN7 genome:
- a CDS encoding SDR family oxidoreductase translates to MAVLDKKIAIVTGAGSGFGEGIATAYINEGAKVIVADINEAAARRVADALGNNASAFTVDVSNGEQVRALVAHCVDTFGAPDIVVNNAAITHKNQPMLDVDEAMFDRMFDINVKSIYHMAQAVIPLMRKAGAGVIVNIGSTAGIRPRPGLSWYNASKGAVNVLSKSMAVELGPDNIRVNAICPVMGITGMFELFMGLPDTPENRAKFISSIPLGRFSTPQDVAAAAVFLASDAAAFLTGIELPVDGGRTV, encoded by the coding sequence ATGGCTGTTCTGGATAAAAAAATCGCTATTGTCACCGGTGCTGGCAGCGGATTTGGCGAAGGCATTGCCACTGCCTATATCAATGAAGGCGCCAAGGTCATTGTGGCCGATATCAACGAAGCGGCGGCCCGGCGCGTTGCCGATGCACTCGGGAACAATGCCAGTGCGTTTACGGTCGACGTCTCCAATGGCGAGCAGGTGCGGGCACTGGTCGCGCATTGCGTGGACACCTTCGGCGCCCCCGATATCGTGGTCAACAACGCCGCCATCACCCACAAAAACCAGCCCATGCTTGATGTGGACGAAGCGATGTTTGACCGGATGTTCGATATCAACGTAAAGTCCATTTATCATATGGCCCAGGCGGTGATCCCCCTGATGCGCAAAGCAGGTGCCGGCGTCATCGTCAATATCGGTTCGACAGCAGGCATCCGGCCGCGCCCCGGCCTGAGCTGGTACAACGCATCCAAGGGTGCCGTCAACGTGCTGTCCAAATCCATGGCGGTTGAACTGGGTCCAGACAACATCCGGGTCAATGCCATCTGCCCGGTCATGGGCATTACCGGTATGTTTGAATTGTTCATGGGCCTGCCCGACACACCGGAGAACCGCGCCAAATTCATTTCTTCCATTCCGCTGGGGCGCTTTTCCACACCCCAGGATGTTGCTGCGGCGGCTGTCTTTCTGGCCAGCGACGCAGCAGCGTTTCTCACAGGTATCGAACTGCCGGTTGATGGCGGCCGAACGGTATAA